A window from Cryobacterium sp. SO1 encodes these proteins:
- a CDS encoding ABC transporter ATP-binding protein: MNRHPILGLVPYLRGETRGLAWAFAVSVLSSLALAALMVGTAWALGLAVVENRAPQPGFWALLGAGVLLRAALTWQEMDVSHSLAYRVLAALRMSLFDGFARSTPSPSHLSSLSHSGDQSAAAMGDIEKLEFFYAHTIAQLAATGVVAVSGIAFLGVLHPSMAVAVVAAVVLLLACSRVGVARSRRLGENIQECNSALSSRVVESLTGRREIIGYGLQGRVVDDLDRFTRRSAGLQRQLDATTVLTTGLRDVIIVSTAVALVIIATSTPGLSVAFLPPLMAGCFAVLGPVADAGSTLSQLHSHRASARRVLEGIAKTTEVADATAPLQLPAGALGLDVVDLSFGYAAGNPVFTDYSLTIAPGERVALRGASGAGKTTLAHLLSRLWAPDTGHIDLVNRAGHRVGLTEIHDADFRSVVAVVSQDALLFHGTVIDNLRLAAPAATVANIASVLHKVGADDFIDAWPQGMDTIIGERGTALSGGQQARICLARALLMRARILILDETTASLDPTAEGDVTRLVQGLSPDVTVITITHRASTLAASGRIIDIRRPS, from the coding sequence ATGAATCGGCATCCGATCCTCGGGTTGGTCCCGTACCTGCGCGGAGAGACAAGAGGTCTTGCCTGGGCCTTCGCCGTGAGCGTGCTCAGTTCACTCGCCCTGGCAGCGCTGATGGTGGGTACGGCCTGGGCGTTGGGCCTCGCCGTGGTGGAGAACCGGGCCCCGCAGCCTGGCTTCTGGGCGCTGCTCGGTGCGGGGGTGCTGCTGCGGGCGGCGCTCACCTGGCAGGAAATGGACGTCTCGCACAGCCTTGCGTACCGGGTACTCGCCGCCCTGCGCATGAGCCTGTTCGACGGCTTCGCCCGCAGCACGCCATCCCCGAGCCACCTCAGCAGCCTTTCGCACAGCGGGGACCAATCCGCGGCCGCCATGGGCGACATCGAAAAGCTCGAGTTCTTCTACGCCCATACGATCGCTCAGCTCGCCGCGACCGGAGTCGTGGCTGTGAGCGGCATCGCGTTCCTGGGCGTCCTACACCCGTCCATGGCAGTGGCCGTTGTGGCGGCAGTAGTACTGCTCCTGGCCTGCAGCCGAGTTGGTGTGGCACGGTCCCGCCGGTTGGGCGAGAACATTCAGGAGTGCAACTCGGCTCTCTCGTCCCGGGTGGTCGAAAGCCTCACCGGGCGTCGCGAAATTATCGGTTACGGGCTCCAGGGACGCGTGGTCGACGATCTGGACCGATTCACCCGCCGAAGCGCAGGCCTACAACGCCAGCTCGATGCAACAACTGTCCTGACCACCGGCCTGCGCGACGTCATCATCGTCAGCACTGCGGTGGCCCTTGTCATCATCGCCACCTCAACTCCAGGCCTGAGCGTGGCGTTCCTGCCGCCGCTGATGGCGGGATGCTTTGCCGTGCTCGGCCCGGTGGCCGACGCCGGATCAACACTCAGTCAGCTCCATTCACACCGAGCCAGCGCTCGACGCGTCCTCGAGGGAATCGCCAAAACAACCGAGGTCGCCGATGCCACCGCACCGCTCCAGCTACCAGCCGGCGCCCTCGGCCTCGACGTCGTTGACCTCTCCTTTGGGTATGCCGCCGGCAATCCGGTCTTTACGGACTACAGCCTCACCATCGCACCAGGGGAACGGGTGGCACTTCGAGGCGCATCCGGCGCAGGAAAGACCACCCTCGCGCACCTGCTCTCTCGCTTATGGGCACCGGATACGGGACACATCGACCTCGTCAACCGGGCCGGCCACCGAGTCGGGCTAACCGAAATCCACGACGCTGACTTCCGGAGTGTCGTCGCCGTCGTCAGCCAGGACGCCCTACTGTTCCACGGCACCGTGATCGACAACCTCCGCCTGGCCGCACCGGCGGCGACGGTGGCCAACATCGCTTCTGTCCTTCACAAGGTGGGCGCTGACGACTTCATCGACGCCTGGCCCCAGGGTATGGATACCATCATCGGGGAACGAGGCACAGCCCTATCGGGCGGGCAGCAAGCCCGAATATGTTTAGCTCGCGCACTGCTCATGCGTGCGCGGATCCTGATCCTAGACGAAACGACGGCGAGCCTTGATCCCACCGCCGAAGGCGACGTTACCCGACTCGTTCAGGGCCTCTCCCCCGACGTGACGGTGATCACAATCACGCACCGAGCGTCAACGCTCGCCGCCTCTGGACGCATCATCGACATCCGTCGCCCGAGCTAA
- a CDS encoding ABC transporter substrate-binding protein, with protein MKHRILTRNLTATAAATGMVLILSACGTGVGATGGPAASSDAWTVENCGRTLNFTGVPVSAVGLSPSQTELMLRLGLDESLVGQAQVGTAELPADVAAQAANIPVLSDDAPPTREILLSAEPDFVYSPTGYEFTAEQGFASIAQLEQAGVNAYTATGGCLERRNAGTVDDIFTDIDNLGRIFDVREAAKTLSDQGRADLAAVKAAIAEEPRLSVAQLFVEGGSLSAIGAGVEYDMISLAGGDNVYSPDDAAFADFFAASISPESLAAENPEAIVFAVSTEQQAAETEDYLRATFPNLAAVKNDRMIAISAADVFPGTLGNIRVVQQLAAELYPTAF; from the coding sequence ATGAAACACCGTATCCTCACACGAAACCTGACGGCAACCGCGGCGGCCACCGGAATGGTCCTCATCCTCAGCGCCTGCGGAACGGGAGTCGGCGCGACCGGCGGCCCCGCTGCTTCTTCAGACGCTTGGACGGTTGAAAACTGCGGCCGCACACTAAATTTTACGGGCGTGCCAGTATCCGCGGTGGGTTTGAGCCCTTCTCAAACGGAGTTGATGCTGCGCCTAGGCCTCGACGAGAGCCTGGTGGGCCAGGCCCAGGTCGGTACTGCAGAGTTGCCCGCCGATGTGGCCGCACAGGCGGCTAACATTCCGGTGCTGAGCGATGACGCACCGCCGACGCGCGAAATTCTGCTCAGCGCAGAACCGGACTTTGTGTATTCGCCCACCGGGTACGAGTTCACCGCTGAGCAGGGCTTCGCAAGTATCGCCCAGCTCGAACAAGCTGGGGTGAATGCTTACACAGCAACCGGTGGGTGTCTCGAGCGTCGCAACGCGGGCACGGTCGACGATATCTTCACTGATATCGACAACCTCGGCCGAATTTTTGATGTCCGGGAGGCCGCGAAGACCCTGAGCGACCAGGGACGAGCCGACCTAGCCGCCGTGAAGGCAGCCATCGCTGAGGAGCCCCGTCTGAGCGTTGCCCAGCTCTTTGTGGAAGGGGGATCGCTGTCCGCAATCGGTGCGGGTGTCGAATACGACATGATTTCACTTGCCGGCGGAGACAACGTGTACTCGCCAGATGACGCGGCCTTTGCCGACTTCTTCGCTGCGAGTATCTCACCGGAGTCCCTCGCCGCCGAAAACCCGGAGGCCATCGTCTTCGCTGTCAGCACGGAGCAGCAAGCCGCGGAGACCGAAGACTACCTTCGCGCAACGTTCCCCAACCTTGCTGCAGTGAAGAATGACCGGATGATCGCGATCAGTGCCGCGGACGTGTTCCCCGGCACTCTGGGCAACATTCGTGTTGTTCAGCAGCTGGCGGCCGAGTTGTATCCGACGGCTTTCTAG